A region from the Triticum aestivum cultivar Chinese Spring chromosome 3D, IWGSC CS RefSeq v2.1, whole genome shotgun sequence genome encodes:
- the LOC123077913 gene encoding protein NLP3, whose translation MDIDPSSVSHADGGGDLWPFDSLTTSLFFSSVSSSPPLHPLPVASSSWLTPPSPLWLFEDRQMMPIEVGPAPAATPDNTAAVAEEAQRARSGNSDTPVKKTERLTNKWQFNLALHDDSTNSSCLFKEKLTHALRYFKESTDQHLLVQVWAPVKSGDRYVLTTSGQPFVLDHQSIGLLQYRAVSMMYMFSVDGDNAGELGLPGRVYKQKVPEWTPNVQYYSSTEYPRLNHAISYNVHGTVALPVFDPSVQSCIAVVELIMTSKKINYADEVDKVCKALEAVNLKSTEILEHPNVQICNEGRQSALVEILEILTVVCEEHKLPLAQTWVPCKYRSVLAHGGGVKKSCLSFDGSCMGEVCMSTSDVAFHVIDAHMWGFRDACVEHHLQKGQGVSGKAFIYHRPCFSKDISQFCKLEYPLVHYARMFGLAGCFAICLQSPYTGDDYYMLEFFLPPSCKEEDDQNALLESILGLINQCLRNLKVAGNGESNEASLQLSNVIMIESEDFKTNVHFENSEGFRESPEGDTHGGAHEFDKANSKVSEGHLLADDNSQNNGVSVSRPNGSAASDSSLLHKNGKPPERRRGKAEKTISLEVLQQYFSGSLKNAAKSLGVCPTTMKRICRQHGISRWPSRKINKVNRSLSKLKQVIESVQGSDAAFNLTSITGPLPTIPVGPSSDSFNKEKASESKAEHSNRAVDGDRDSSLQKSQENGSHFGALMSQQGFADTGNNVQLEADKASLSRSSSGEGSINSRTSEGSCQGSPANQTFVCQPIASMFLEPQEPQLNPEGFTKEPFQEPELPLSRMLIEDSGSSKDLKNLFGSAIGQPMLAPPSNFGPMRNSGTVTIKASFKEDIVRFRFPCSSSVMALKDEVAKRLRMDAGMFDIKYLDDDHEWVKLACNADLEECIEISRHSGTHVIRLLVSDVAAHIGSSCGSSG comes from the exons ATGGACATCGACCCTTCCTCGGTCTCCCACGCCGACGGCGGGGGCGACCTGTGGCCGTTCGACTCGCTCACCACgtccctcttcttctcctccgtctcctcctccccgccgctcCACCCGCTGCCCGTCGCCTCCTCCTCGTGGCTCACGCCGCCCTCGCCGCTCTGGCTCTTCGAGGACCGCCAGATGATGCCGATCGAGGTCGGCCCTGCGCCCGCCGCGACGCCGGACAACACTGCCGCCGTCGCAGAGGAGGCCCAGCGAGCACGCTCCG GGAATTCGGACACGCCAGTTAAGAAGACTGAACGTCTTACCAACAAATGGCAATTTAACCTAGCTCTGCATGACGATAGCACGAACAGCTCATGCTTGTTCAAGGAGAAGCTGACTCATGCTCTCAGGTACTTCAAGGAGTCAACAGATCAACACCTGCTGGTCCAGGTTTGGGCGCCGGTTAAGAGTGGCGATCGCTATGTGCTTACTACATCAGGACAACCCTTTGTACTTGACCACCAGAGCATTGGGCTGCTTCAGTACAGGGCTGTGTCCATGATGTACATGTTCTCAGTAGACGGAGATAATGCTGGGGAGCTTGGGTTACCTGGACGTGTCTACAAGCAAAAAGTGCCTGAGTGGACACCAAATGTGCAGTATTATAGCAGCACTGAGTACCCACGGCTTAACCATGCCATCAGTTACAATGTTCATGGTACCGTTGCCTTGCCTGTTTTTGATCCTTCTGTTCAATCATGTATTGCTGTCGTCGAGCTTATAATGACATCGAAGAAGATAAACTATGCTGATGAGGTTGATAAAGTCTGCAAAGCTCTTGAG GCAGTAAATCTTAAAAGCACTGAGATATTGGAGCATCCAAACGTCCAG ATTTGCAATGAAGGCCGTCAATCTGCCCTGGTGGAGATACTGGAGATCCTGACAGTTGTATGTGAAGAGCACAAGCTTCCATTAGCACAAACATGGGTTCCTTGCAAATATCGAAGTGTGTTGGCGCATGGTGGTGGTGTTAAGAAAAGTTGCTTGAGCTTTGATGGAAGTTGCATGGGGGAAGTCTGCATGTCAACCAGTGATGTGGCATTTCATGTGATTGATGCTCATATGTGGGGATTCCGAGATGCCTGTGTAGAACATCATCTACAAAAGGGACAGGGAGTTTCTGGCAAGGCGTTTATCTATCACAGACCCTGTTTTTCAAAAGATATCAGTCAGTTTTGTAAGCTGGAGTACCCCCTTGTGCACTATGCTCGTATGTTTGGATTGGCTGGCTGCTTTGCTATATGCTTACAAAGTCCTTATACTGGCGATGATTATTATATGCTAGAGTTTTTCCTGCCACCCAGTTGTAAAGAGGAAGATGATCAAAATGCCTTGTTGGAGTCTATATTAGGTCTGATCAATCAGTGTCTCCGTAATCTAAAGGTAGCTGGTAATGGAGAATCCAACGAAGCTTCTCTTCAACTTAGTAATGTCATAATGATTGAAAGTGAAGATTTCAAGACAAATGTGCATTTTGAGAACTCTGAAGGTTTTCGTGAATCACCCGAAGGTGATACACATGGAGGAGCCCACGAGTTCGATAAAGCGAATAGTAAAGTATCAGAGGGACATTTGTTGGCTGATGATAACTCTCAGAACAATGGCGTATCTGTCTCCAGGCCAAATGGTAGCGCGGCTTCTGATTCTTCATTGCTTCACAAAAATGGCAAACCCCCTGAAAGGAGACGGGGGAAAGCTGAAAAAACAATCAGCTTAGAGGTTCTTCAGCAATATTTTTCTGGAAGTCTGAAAAATGCAGCAAAAAGCCTCGGTG TGTGCCCCACAACCATGAAGCGCATCTGCAGGCAACATGGGATTTCTCGTTGGCCATCCCGAAAAATTAACAAGGTCAACCGGTCTCTCTCGAAGTTAAAGCAAGTAATTGAGTCTGTTCAAGGCTCAGACGCGGCATTTAACCTGACATCTATCACAGGCCCTCTCCCTACTATTCCTGTTGGTCCTTCATCAGATTCTTTCAATAAAGAGAAAGCAAGTGAAAGTAAAGCAGAACATTCAAATCGTGCTGTTGATGGTGACAGAGATTCATCTTTACAGAAGTCACAAGAAAATGGTAGCCACTTTGGTGCACTCATGTCCCAGCAAGGATTTGCAGACACTGGGAACAATGTTCAACTTGAAGCAGACAAAGCTTCTCTCTCGAGAAGCTCATCGGGAGAAGGCAGCATAAATTCACGTACTTCGGAGGGCTCATGTCAGGGAAGTCCCGCAAACCAGACGTTTGTTTGCCAGCCTATTGCTTCAATGTTCTTGGAACCACAAGAACCACAACTGAATCCGGAAGGGTTCACAAAAGAACCTTTCCAAGAACCAGAGCTACCACTTTCCAGGATGCTCATAGAGGATTCTGGTAGTTCCAAGGATTTGAAGAATCTCTTTGGTTCAGCAATTGGCCAACCAATGTTAGCCCCTCCCAGCAATTTTGGGCCAATGCGAAATTCGGGGACTGTGACGATAAAGGCGAGCTTTAAGGAAGACATTGTAAGGTTCCGTTTCCCGTGTTCTAGCAGCGTTATGGCTTTGAAAGATGAGGTTGCCAAAAGGCTGAGGATGGATGCTGGCATGTTTGATATCAAGTACCTTGACGATGATCACGAGTGGGTGAAGTTGGCGTGCAATGCGGACTTGGAAGAATGCATAGAAATCTCCCGGCATTCTGGTACCCATGTCATCAGGCTGTTGGTTAGCGACGTTGCGGCCCACATTGGTAGTTCTTGTGGAAGCTCCGGTTGA